The sequence below is a genomic window from Bombus fervidus isolate BK054 chromosome 2, iyBomFerv1, whole genome shotgun sequence.
CAATATAAAGTaactaaattgtaaaatagttAATAAAATAGTTACATCGATATCTctgtaaaataatttgcaGATAAAATGAATCGTACCATTCCAATGGTATTAGTAATGCCGATAATACTAAGGAGATTCGCAGCATCAGACTCGATGTAACTGTTTCTGGTAAGATGCTCGGCAAGATAAAAGTAAGGCACAATAAACCAAGTGAACAGCAAGATCGTTGACAGTGAGAGGAATAAAAAGTGCAGTTCCAGGAACATTGAAAAGTCCATCATACCTTTCAGTAAGTCTACTAATTCGCTGTACCATTTCTGGATATAAAAGATTAGAATAGGTGTTATATCACAGGCTATAACAATAGTAagactatttattattattattattattatttatttcgatcttTATCTTACCTCTTCGTTTTCTTTGGCTAATGTAGTCATACTATTCCTATAAATATCAGGACAACTACTGGCCCTTAATCTGTATTTGTGCAAATTAAGAGCAGCACCACGATACATGACCGAGTTCCTGTGAACTCTAATATCTTTAAAATGGTGAGTATTGGTATTAAATTGTCTTCTTAACCACGGCAGAGAATCCGTTCTGACGACTCCACAACTAAGATCCGCTATGCGTTGTTTAGAAATCGATTTTGATTTTCGTCCTTCGCTCATCTAaaagattatatataataatgtaaaaagaaataaaatttgtcgtTGCTTTTTGTTTTCACTATATCGGACAGAATTAAATGATTTTACTTACTGTACACTCAAATTCTTTGATCAAGAGAGGATTGGCTTCTTCTGATtcttttttagatatttttttcgTTATGTGATTCCTTATGGTGTTGCATGCAGATACCGAGTGAATATTATTCGTTGCATGCGAATTGTCATGTTTTGATTCGTCGGGTGCTTGTTTGATCCTTtcaattaaaacgaataatattactataattcattattaatCTTTTGTTATATCTTTTACTCGTGACGATATCGGAAGACATTAAATACGACAgagagacaaaaaaaaaaaaaaaatgaaataaaaatattagtacATATCGATCAAATTTAAAACCTCATAGACATTGTGACGACACTCTTATTGCCGACTTCTCCAGTGGAATCTTGTAGCATTTTATCCGAATAACTTCTACATGATAGAAGATTGGGATAGTTCTCCAAAATGACCTTGTACAGTCTCGGGTTACTGGATAGCGATTCTAATACTTCCACGGGCACCTGCAATATTCGAAAgtacaaattttctttctaattaattttttaatctttgtgCTTTTATCTATACGAAGCACAACTCTGTCTTCTAACcatattaatgtaaaaattccTAATGTActatgtattaatttatttatcaaattaccaatataaaaaataaaaattcatttctacTGCTTCAATGTCAGTGGTATTTCAttagaatattagaaaaagaatattaaagaacaaagaatttcattattattcatCGCGGAATCCCTCGGAGAGCAATTGCAGGATTCTTTTCATTCCGTATTTATCCAGGTCAGCTTCTCACCTTTTCATTGTGCTTCACGAAAGTAGGTAGATTAACCACGCTTCTAAATCTAATATCCCCGTTCGCCGTCTGTGGACCCTCCGTGGTGGTGCTGAGAATCTGTAACAAATACTCCGGCGTATGTCCGCTCTTCAGCATCCTTCTCAATTCCTCGACCCCGGGAAACTCGTCTGCAGGGCTGATACTGGATCTATCGCATTCGGACTTGGTCGTCGACTTTTTCGGGGTTGCACCGTTCTGCTTTTCCTGTTCCAAGATCCACCATTCAGGGTCGCGCATTACCGTACCACAAACGATCATGTTGAAGAAGGTGCCTGCTAGCAGCAAGCAAGTGCCTCTCCAGCCATATTCCTCGATGAAATACGTGGTCATGGGTGCGTACAAAAAGGTACCGATCCCTGTGCCACAGGCGCCCAATCCTACAGCTAGGGTTCGCTTCTTATCGAACCAATACGCGATGCTCACGACCGCAGTGACGTAACACAAACCCAAACCCAGACCAGCGATGACTCCAAAAGTCAAATACATTACCTCGATGGAATTGCTAAAAGAGCTCAACACGAAGCCTATTCCTGAGATCAGGCCACCTAAGATGGTCATACTCCTACATCCGTAACGATCTACTAAGGCCGACATTATAGGACCGGATAAAAGCGGTACAGCCATGAAAAGAGAACCTATCCAGGCTGTTTTCGACTTAGACGCACCGAATTCTTTAAGGAATTCGATGTACAAAAGGCCGAAACTGAAGGACACTCCATCGGCTATCATGGAGATGACCAAAGAAGCCAATACGACTACCCAACCCCATCCACCATCTGGCACTTTGggtttcctttttcccttgTTGGCTAATTCGTCCTCTGAAGTGCTATCGGAATCGATAGAATCCCTCGTGTCGTCTCTGTAGCCAGGATTAGGGATGATTATTGGCTTTGTCTCCGAATATCTGCAATTGTTGGATCCCTCGTTTTCTTGGAATAGGCGCAACTCGTTGGGTAACGGGGTTGTTAATATTAACTCGATTTTATTGACAGGGCTAGGTCCTATCGTAAGATTCGGCGAGGCCAGGAAACTATTGCCAACAGGAGTAGGTGGTGCTCTGTCCTCCGTGCAATCTGTTCCAGGACTCAGTAGATCGATCTTGTCCTCTATATCGTCGGTCAAACTTAGATCCTTGCTTTTGCCAATTTCCGGAGATGTCGTTAAGAAAGTGTCCTTATCGGGTGACAATGATTCCACGCTTCGATCGATGGTATGAGCTGGTGTAGACTGAAGAAGTCTTTCGTCCGCCAAACTACTGAGGTCTTCGGTGTTCCCAGAATCTGGATCGATCTCTGAATATTTCGTAGACGAGGCGACGCTTTGGGAACGAGACAAATCGATCGTATCGTGCGTTTCTGGATCTGGTGTGCTTGGAAATACCGTTGGACTGCCATTTTGCCAGCCAACGATGGGCGCCTTTCTCGCCAAACGATAATTCGAATTTGTTTGATCTCTCTGATAGCTGTTCGATCGTGGATAATAATTTGGATCTCTCGCGGTTAATCCGTCTCTTTTGATCAAGTTCGTCGAGCCGTTGTTGCGAATATCGTTATTGTTGTTCCAATTGCAGGCAGATTTGTGGGGTACCTGTTGCACGTTGAGTTGATTTGTTGGTTTTAATAGCAGGTTCTCGTTACGATCGGTCATCGTTGTTATTCTAAATGTAGGTGCTGGCCGAGTGGATCCAACGTCGGGGCCAGCCCTTCAGCCTCTGGATCTCGCTCGGGAAAGATCGTTCACGCCCCTCACCTACCATAAGGACTTTCCGGTCGACCTTGGAAAAGTCACTAAACGTCGGTCGCCTCAGCATGCACGCTCCGTCTTCTTGCCTCTCCTGTGGAAACATCCGCATTCAATAATATAGGAAAAGGATACtgctttataattataaattatgatattCTTGGTTATGCtatcgaataattattaaacatttaatttatctgTATATCGTTTCTCTGATCATTTCTTTATCGTTCTATGataaaatacttgaaaatttctttttcaaataaaatcttGGGATATTCgttctaaattaattaataaataaatgatcaTATTTTAATGTTCAATTATTATAAAGCATAAAAGACTACATTTTGTTATTTCCAAAAAGATACAAGCcgtttacatataaattataggcgtattttattttacgtgcgTTCTGATCTTAGAATTACATCTACGTAGCAATTTGTAAGTTTTTTAAAAGCTGCAAAAATACAAAACTTtgtttattcttttaaaaagtattatattctttgtatCGTAAAATATGAGTAACGATTATGTCAGAATTATAAACACACtgtaacgaataaaatatgctAAGATATAAGACGAAAGTTAGAAGGAAACATCAAAgtgtaacattataaaataaatcaaacattCCTCGTTAACGTGTACTAAGAAGGCATAggagcaaaaaaaaaaaaaagtggcgTAAAACAAGGAAGTTCTAATAAAAGcggggaaaaaataaaagtgaagTAATTAGCAAcgatgataaaaaagaaagagctGTTTACTCACCATTGAGGTAATGTAAGATGATATATAGGCGTGCATGCGTGTCTCGGTACAGGAATGTGCATACGACACTGAACGGTGTGAGCAAGTATAAAGAAATCGATAGAAAAAGAGATGGACCATATTTGCGATCAACCATTAAGTGATTAAGTGATTAAGTTAACTAATTATATATGCTAAAACAAGCAAAGCGTGCGTATTCAATTAAAGAATTCAAAGAAGCTgggaaaagaaaacaattagTAGTCAGTGTGAAagcagaaaaaataaatttctgaaacaagataaaaggaattagaaaaataattattaaatatctttcgGTAAAGTATTACATTTACTGCATGCATGATTCCAGATATATATTAATGTTACCTTAAACtgcaatgttaataaaaataagaaatatatctaaaaaaaCACACATTTTATGTAAGAACAATACTTAAACATCATTAACTATCAATGGCAAAAATTGTTAATAcacgtaaattaaatttttccattatacattctgtttaattaaattacttcTTCGCTTTTAACACGCAAGTATAGATGGAACAGTCTCAGTCTATATCAACGACTCATCACTTCTATGTACACTTtcctattctattctattccaTTTCCCATATCCCACGATTTAAATGTATTCTCCGATTAAGAAGAATATTTGTGCCCCGTAATCGCAAGTTTGTTCTCTTACGCTCTTATCTCATTCCTCTAAAGAAACAATGGGGAAACGACGTATGTACGATTAGAGGGCATTTATGCGAGGCGTCCTCTATTATTTAATCGCTTTTCTTTCTTGGAAATAAAATCTTCTTTTCAAGTGCCGTGTGGTCATATATCAAATCATTGAATAGCGACATTCATCGGTGTCTTATTGATAGAACTATAAACCCACTTAAGCCCATACACACTGTTTTCTCGGTTGCTTTTAAGGTTCCatacaacaaaaaaaaaaaaaaaaaaaaaaagacgataaCTTACAAGATAAGTAACAGATATTTCACcgcgaatattaattattattgcaactgcattaaagaaagaaaaggaggaagaagGATAGTTTCAACATACAGGGTGATTCTAAAGTCTAGTACAATTAAAAAAGACACGATCgcctatataaaaataagttaaaaatatagaataaaaatatagtttcataTGTCGTAAAACACGATTTTTATAGGAGAAATCACGTGTCCTTTTCGACTGTACCATAATTTTGGAATCATCCTGTATACTTACACTGCATCATACATATATCATTgtacatacaatataacgctatacataGCGCATtaactaaatatattaaatactagtacgttatattatttattacattgaaTGTACATTATATAACACACCATGTACATTTTGTTCGTACAGCCATGGCTGTATTTAAGTCCTCATATATCCATATTTCTATCCTGCTTTATACTGACTCTTCAAACGCAATTACTTTGATCACTGACCAATTTTACGATCTCGCTAAATCATGATCCTACAATACGATTCATAAGCTTAATTTGACTAACACGTAGGAGCATTATCCTAAAACGCTCTATCAATTATCACCTATATAAATACGAGAAGGTTGACTTTAGTGCTAAGTACATGTCCGGAGTCTGATAAAGTCTCAGTAATGAATCACCTGTTTAAGCAGGTTTAACCTTAACTTTGACAGGCTTCGACTATACGTAATTCATTTTTCCATCTAATTcgcattttttcttttcggaGAATTCTCTTCCATGAAGTATCTTGTTAAATCTTGTAACTCGTACGAAGATGACAAAAGTGCGGAGAAAACCGAGACGCCCTCTGCCAAAAAGCTAAAGTAATATATCCGCTGGATGGACACGATCCAATAGTAACACGCAGTTTCGTAACTATCGATTCGAATGATAACTGTcagaaattatattctttgtttcctcaagtttaaatatttcttttataataataattattgttttacataacagtaataacaataattgtaacgataaattatattacaatttatattattaattataaaaataataataataattattttttactagaCTATTATTACTATGCATTATTacgcatttatgggaaattcaGAGATACTAGTATAGTACTGGTTGTGATATTTAGTTGGGAAAACATATTTCGCCCAGCATTCCATTgctttgtatttataaaaatataaatttgcattaaCATTTGCGGTTATTTATTTACAGTATTTATATCCAATTATTTATGCAAAGGATTTTTCTAGTTGAGTTTTACATTCCCTTTTGACAAATTCTGAGAGAATTATTCCAAGAGAATTATGTCACTGGGTTAGTAGGTAAAGCTAGTGGTACTAGCAAATTCTTATAATCGAGAAGCGACCATCGAACGTGAACTCAAGCACATGATTTATAGGTTTACGAAAGAATCGATACGATTCCAGGTTATTTTAGATACATTTACCCTTTTCGTTCTTCCCACTATAGTACTTTCCATTAACGTACGAACCTTGAAGTTCTATTGCAGTAACACTTTTATTTCAACTATAACTATATaacagatatattttatattaccatGACTTAATTTAAACTTCATTTCGGTATTAAAGTATGTTATGGTTGATACGAGAAATCGTGCGTActaacaaaaatttttttttcatatttttagcaAACTTTAAAGATTATGTTTATTTGTAgaaaaacataattagatCGAATACGATCCAAGGGATCTGATAGAGTTAAACAAACTAGCAAAAATCCATTctaaattgttataattactCCTATAAACTAACGATATCAGTCGAGGGTTAACTTTGATAATTAGGAAATAATTAATGCGACGtcacaattttaatatcattatcggaaatgaaattttggaaattcttGTCTGCCTGACATCGAGAACTTCTTTGTCCTCCGGTGATTTACTATCCGCACGATATATGGTTTATCTTATTTCCAAAAGGCAGAAACATCCAGAAACAGCCACAACCGTAtaacaacaaaaataaagtAGTATCTGATGACACAGATCAGTCCTGTACATGTAATCTCTCAAGTAATTCTACTTGAACTCTATATTTCATTCAACAAAGCGACGAGCGATGgcaaatatttaaagagaTAATAAGATCTTTCGAAACTACAAAGAATGAGAGCTAtcgatatcgaaaaatatcttttttgtaatcACAAGAAGTTtctgttaatattttaacatagaaacgtaaaaaacgtataaaaaatttttctcgGTATCGTTGTTAGGCTCTTCTAATTTATTAAcgtttttgtttaaatattatagaatttcaTACAAAGTTTCAGACGATCGATTGTTCTTTTGACTCCGCGCGAGCCTTCACCTGCAAGGTGTGGCCGCAGCTTTAAGGTTATCTTATCAGAAAGGAAATCCAAGACCGATATTATTAAACAGCACGCGATGGATCCTTAATCGCCCCTGTACTTGTTCATAATTGCTACTGGACTGTTTTCATATACTTGCAACACAAAATTAgggaaaatataaagtattgcTTCTTGCATTTCCTCGTTGCTTTGTTCTGAAAAATGCGAATGAAtgacaagaaaaataaatcgttAGATATTCTAAATATCAGAAACCCTTAAATATCTATAGAAAtgtataaatgatatttatacatttttagaagataacaaactttttgatctttttccctcgaagaaagaaatatttgatttccTGTTTCCTAGGAATAATatcgttatttcttttcatacatatttatcaCGCAAGATGTTCAAATAGATCgcaaaatactaaaaataaaatagtatcgctaaaaataaaaatgtttacgaATGCTATACGTATTGGATATTACATTGTTTAGCTCAAGGAATAACCTAACTTTCTTCTGGCATTAAGAAGATTGGGTCACgagtatatacgtatatgtatatatatgtatttttgcaGGAATATGAGTACGCACAGGATGATTCAGAAGAGCCAAAGGTGGGTGATCGGGGGGAGTCACCATGACAACCGCCATGGTCGATTCCAACGTCTACCATCCGtcagaagaaaataaacaagCGGGATCATGCACTGTTGCGATTCATTTGCCAATTAAAATCAATAGCGTTGAATATCGATGATAATTCATGACTTCTCGTGCACGCGAAGCCTGATCGATTTGCTCGATTTTTAGTCATCCACGTTGTATTAGATCGTTAATCGCTGAACGAACAAACTCTAAGATACAACATTATCGTTCCATAAATAtcataatgttaatatttacgttattaatctgttattattatactcGTGTTGCAACACTTCCTAagtattgttttttattattggTGAATAAACGTAGTTAACTGAAAAAGTTGACGTTTTACGTAAAGTGTTTGATATCGATTTGAAGATTACCCATCACAGATTTTGATATTCGATGCTTCGGATATTAAAATCACGTTAATGGTAGgatgaaatttcgttataatatatctttttttattacgaaaatgATACAGTAAGGAGAGAGGGAAAGTTAAAGTTGCAATTAACTTTTTcgtatgttattattttaatattgttttattattgatattaaataagaaatagatAGCTATTGTTTATAGTGATTGTAATGatactaaaattttattattataaataatattaaaatgaaactcgtagagaacaaaatttatagaacACCTCTAATAAATGTTAGAATTAGATTCGTAATCAATAATTGCTTAATACATTGGCACGCATTTTTTCACAAATAAGAAGCAATTATCAATGTAAAAGGAGTTTAATatcatttgcataaatatatattaaacaacatagaaataaattagaattttatcatatatttgTGAAACGATTGGTCATTAGATTTCACGAGGGAAAAAAAGTTAAGGTATTGAAACGAGGAAGATTTATCGAagtgaataattatttataagagTTCTAGAGTTCTACGTCATATGTATTATTCAGATATGCAGATCAGTACCATTCCGGTTTAATTATCTTGAATGCATTGGTGAAAGCAACATTAAGCTATCGCGCGCAGCACGCGAATGTCAATGTCTGTTATTGTTGGTAGGTTActtttatgacgtaattttagcTTAACATGCAGATTGTTAGAAACATAAACGCTTACATAACTATATGACACGCCAGGGTCCAGATTTTCACTTGTAAACCTGCCAAAAGGACATTGACCTTAGACTTACATATGGTTTTCACTTCACtaattctttttctaaatCTTTCCAATTTGTACATAATAAAATACCTACATACTAAATTAATTAACCTGCTGTCGACGAAAACAATATTTGGAATGTTGATCGATGGTCGTAAATAACTTAAAGTATACACGTCTCTGGAAGTTATAGATTTTCggtacacatatatatatatatataacataaccTGTTCGCATTAAGCTTATAACACGACTTTCAGGCTAGTATATATGTACCTGCGATGTAAACATAATATAGATCACATTTTCAACACTTattgagaaatataattttgtcttCATGGAACAAGTGAATATTTAGCGTTATGAAATCGATATCATCGTATAATAGTTAAAGTAACGTGACATTTTACCCGATATAAGGAAAATGTAGgtcaaagaaatgaaattctaaCCAGTGGCTTAAGctaagaataagaaaaatgataCGTAATGCTAAGCAAAgcttattttcttcttatctaaatattttctgaCAGAAAAATTCGCCTCTTatcgaaaacaaaaataaagaacaatGCCCCTGCTGATaacataaagaaattaaatgataTCCGATCATTCAATTTACAAATGCCTGTCAATTAAGTTTGACATATCAAAGGAAtgcttttgttaaaaaatgcgtatttgtaataaatattattttttatttttatcataattatGGTATTGCTTTCAAAAAgcatttcaaataatttttaacaaaagttTTACatgctaataataattttaagcaGTAAAATACACCTATATTAtacgagaaataaaattttttaattaaatgtgaTAGATTCTTTTATCTTAAGTCAATGATAATTCAGAAATTTTCGCGAATTATGAAAATTCGCCAGACATTTAACACATCGATTTtatcaaaatcaaaatatcATACAATTTTATCGTCTTTGCAACTTGTTTCGTTCTTATTACAAATcttaattcgattatatattaacaaaagaatattacaaattttgtaaacgtgatagtagaaaaaattatggattcgataatatcggcatttataatatcgatattttttgatatagagcattcgaatttcaatttttgccTTCTTCAAGTTACATATTCTTAAAGACGTGTCCTCATGCATATTTCATGTAAATCAATAAACAACGATTAaatgaacaaataaaaattaaacaaacatTATGACGTCTGTGTGCTTTTATagaatgaaaagaatattGGTAACTAGTAACTTGGACATAGCGAaatgttattttgtttttcgttTTGTAGTTTTGTTACTTTGTTTTTCGTCCATACATTTGCTActttgatattaataatatataaaggtATCTAACAACAGAAATTCGTGCATGTATGTATAACAATTTTCCAATTGTCAACTCACCCACGAGGAGTCTTCCTAGTTTTTCGGTGTTTTCGCGGTGTTTTCGCCTCTTCTGAAAACGAGCTGTCAGAAAATCGCCGAAATCACTAGAAGATTTACTGGTTAAAGATCCAACCGTATAATTTTTCTCGCTTGATACTCGATACCGTCTATCGTGCTTTGATGTCACAAAATgcgaatcttttctttattgcaTGTGCATAACCACTTCGAGTGAACGCGCCCTGAGTACTGAAACAGAGATGAACGCTGCTGCGTGTTCGTCCGTCATTGAAACGATTCCGAGTACACCTGTGACTAAAAGAGGGCGCAAGTCGGTTCTTTAACCACTTGCACGTAATATCTCAATCCatctattaaatttaaaataacaacGATAACGTCATCTGTGGTAAAGTACGTTAGAACCATCTATGAATCCATACAATTATAGGGAATCCAATATAGTAAAATGCAGATTTGTACATAAAGTCTATGAAATCAGAATGTattcaattaatatcaatataacTTGATCTATACAAACTTTACAAAATGTTTGCAactcgatatatttttaatatttttgaattagTTTTAAATGAGCAACATTTGGATGGTAAGTTATTGATTACAATCGTTTGTTATTAAACGATTTAATTTAAGAATGATACGTGGATTGTAGCTTCATGAGatatattaatgaatttttataataacaatttaccCTGAGTAAAAATACTGGTGATATTAAATTGTGATTATCTATTATAACATCAGAGATGTTATCTGTTGTATTTCTTTTGAGCAACGAATGATTTTGTTATCGTCCATGATAGACAAACTATTagtaaaaatatcgattaaaaaatatcatacatGCACGAGAGGGTAGTATTAGAATATGAAAAAAGAGCAATTTGAAGTTGtgatttactttttattttattttagtttaaataagatttttatatttttgtacgtgTGAGTAGTATACGTTTATACGTgaatgtgtgtatgtatgtgtgcCTGAGTACGTGTAGCTGTGTGCACATATACACATTTATACAATTCAAAAATGGGTTGTTCTAATAAAGTCTAAAAAGGAGTCTTAACATAAGTTTCCGTATTCCATTTACAATGGAACAATGTTGCTCGTAACTGTAGCAAAACCGTACTTTTAGCAGGATAATCGTGCGCATTAAGTTATCGAAAGAttcactataaaaaaaaaaaaaagaactacgtttaatgtaattttaaattattttcaattacaagGAATAATGTTTTTGCTACGATTAAAATGTAAAGATAATCACACAACGAAAATTGGTTACTGATAGTACT
It includes:
- the LOC139998235 gene encoding uncharacterized protein, which encodes MTDRNENLLLKPTNQLNVQQVPHKSACNWNNNNDIRNNGSTNLIKRDGLTARDPNYYPRSNSYQRDQTNSNYRLARKAPIVGWQNGSPTVFPSTPDPETHDTIDLSRSQSVASSTKYSEIDPDSGNTEDLSSLADERLLQSTPAHTIDRSVESLSPDKDTFLTTSPEIGKSKDLSLTDDIEDKIDLLSPGTDCTEDRAPPTPVGNSFLASPNLTIGPSPVNKIELILTTPLPNELRLFQENEGSNNCRYSETKPIIIPNPGYRDDTRDSIDSDSTSEDELANKGKRKPKVPDGGWGWVVVLASLVISMIADGVSFSFGLLYIEFLKEFGASKSKTAWIGSLFMAVPLLSGPIMSALVDRYGCRSMTILGGLISGIGFVLSSFSNSIEVMYLTFGVIAGLGLGLCYVTAVVSIAYWFDKKRTLAVGLGACGTGIGTFLYAPMTTYFIEEYGWRGTCLLLAGTFFNMIVCGTVMRDPEWWILEQEKQNGATPKKSTTKSECDRSSISPADEFPGVEELRRMLKSGHTPEYLLQILSTTTEGPQTANGDIRFRSVVNLPTFVKHNEKVPVEVLESLSSNPRLYKVILENYPNLLSCRSYSDKMLQDSTGEVGNKSVVTMSMRIKQAPDESKHDNSHATNNIHSVSACNTIRNHITKKISKKESEEANPLLIKEFECTMSEGRKSKSISKQRIADLSCGVVRTDSLPWLRRQFNTNTHHFKDIRVHRNSVMYRGAALNLHKYRLRASSCPDIYRNSMTTLAKENEEKWYSELVDLLKGMMDFSMFLELHFLFLSLSTILLFTWFIVPYFYLAEHLTRNSYIESDAANLLSIIGITNTIGMIGLGWAGDQPWMNVSKTYTWCLVACGVATILMSTLTPYYNLLMVTSAAFGLFFASSFSFTPVILVELIPLERFTTAYGLSLLCQGIGNLLGPPLAGWIFDVTDSWDLSFCLAGGWIVISGFLVGLIPYTKNRKIWGKGPIEMERERDSIA